One segment of Vallicoccus soli DNA contains the following:
- a CDS encoding C40 family peptidase, whose protein sequence is MALRRQLRPATALVALCSAALSGAVLVPGTAQADPRPTLAQVQRQVDALEREAEVAAERVNAAADAADAAQARLAVVRAQVARTEARLARARTAAGELAAANYRAGGVSPVLHVLFAEDAGQFLDRAASAGRIAERQSEVVEQVATAQAAVDERRAAVAAEVRRLAEIESRRVADQRSVQDRAERAQALLATLQEEERRRIARAEARAAARAAEAARAARDELRAVPADASDASDSSDSPDEGAAPASSGSQQDAPSSGSSSASGAAAVAVETALAQVGDSYVYGATGPSSFDCSGLTGYAWAAAGVDLPRSSSAQYAAGTKVSKSDLQPGDLVYYYSPISHVGMYIGDGMIVHAANPRSGVGTAPLDSMPYVGATRP, encoded by the coding sequence GTGGCGCTACGCCGTCAGCTCCGCCCTGCCACCGCTCTGGTGGCCCTGTGCAGCGCCGCGCTCAGCGGCGCCGTGCTCGTCCCCGGGACCGCCCAGGCGGACCCCCGGCCCACGCTGGCGCAGGTGCAGCGGCAGGTCGACGCCCTGGAGCGCGAGGCGGAGGTCGCGGCCGAGCGGGTCAACGCCGCCGCGGACGCCGCCGACGCGGCGCAGGCCCGCCTCGCGGTGGTCCGGGCCCAGGTGGCCCGCACCGAGGCGCGCCTCGCCCGGGCCCGCACCGCGGCCGGCGAGCTGGCCGCGGCGAACTACCGGGCCGGCGGCGTCTCGCCGGTGCTGCACGTCCTCTTCGCCGAGGACGCGGGGCAGTTCCTCGACCGCGCCGCGTCGGCAGGGCGCATCGCCGAGCGGCAGAGCGAGGTCGTGGAGCAGGTCGCGACCGCGCAGGCCGCCGTCGACGAGCGCCGCGCCGCCGTGGCCGCCGAGGTCCGCCGGCTCGCCGAGATCGAGAGCCGGCGCGTGGCCGACCAGCGCTCGGTGCAGGACCGCGCCGAGCGCGCGCAGGCGCTGCTGGCCACCCTGCAGGAGGAGGAGCGCCGGCGCATCGCCCGCGCGGAGGCCCGCGCCGCGGCCCGCGCCGCCGAGGCGGCCCGGGCCGCCCGCGACGAGCTGCGCGCCGTCCCCGCCGACGCCTCGGACGCCTCGGACTCCTCGGACTCCCCGGACGAGGGCGCCGCGCCGGCGTCGTCGGGCTCGCAGCAGGACGCGCCGTCCTCCGGCTCCTCGTCCGCCTCGGGCGCCGCCGCGGTGGCGGTCGAGACCGCGCTGGCCCAGGTGGGCGACAGCTACGTCTACGGCGCCACCGGCCCGAGCTCGTTCGACTGCTCGGGCCTCACCGGCTACGCGTGGGCCGCGGCCGGCGTCGACCTGCCCCGCTCCTCGAGCGCGCAGTACGCCGCGGGCACCAAGGTGTCCAAGTCGGACCTGCAGCCCGGCGACCTCGTCTACTACTACAGCCCGATCAGCCACGTCGGCATGTACATCGGCGACGGCATGATCGTGCACGCGGCGAACCCGCGCTCCGGCGTCGGCACCGCCCCGCTGGACTCGATGCCGTACGTGGGGGCCACCCGCCCCTGA